ccaagctcggtcgctacgtagcgaccgagcctccgtctcggtcggtcgctacgtagcgaccgagctcggccaaagTTTGATCGttgcatagcgaccgagctctttcgaacatcgatacgacaccagtccatgcattcttgtcaaaccttcaaattctatctcccgaagaccgtagcgagctcagtccatgttttccgctattctaaatcatcgatcaaacttcgcggattagaaaccgcggaaagttcgttctttatcgaaagaaatcgtagtaaacgcttcgagtcggaagacagCCCAAAAGGACCAAAAacatgactcgaggcccatcctacgatttcctaaccaaaagcccgtaaacgacagcacggtttacgcttggtccacaaggaaggataaatgtcaagtttccgcggataaatacagaagttttgaagataattgtgaagatatGGAAAAATGGactatctccatttttatgctatgacggtttaagggcagaagagtaaaagcgtaaaccgaccttggagctagtatataaggagtcctaggcgaagAGCATggaagagaactttttcagagcaaacttagcagtTAGAGAAATTTAGGcattttttcgtttttgttaggttttgccgtcttagggttgctagaactaggaatctcgccgacagctctcgagcccaggcttataccttgttgtaaacgctcatacgcagattcggagtaagatctattttgctctctttttcgatttcttattcttatcgttgttattctcgtgttctaaTTGCTTCaggtgtggtaattagcagatatctgggtcctctggaaaattagggttttcctagtttccttatttaaacggaaatcgacagtgcgaattttggttcccacaacgcctctaagtcagaatccaggctaaaagcgacgcatgcgcctgccgcccgattgccgaccctcagtaggagcttcggctcccaaaggcacgtgttgTTGGCTAAGTCAGTTCGGCGGAAGCACccttcggaccgccttgaattataattacgaccgagcggcgggtagaatcctatgcaaacgacttaaatacgcgacggggtattgtaagtggcagagtggccttgctgccacgatccactgagattcagccctttgtcgctaagattcgaccctttccctttccaatcacaggTTCCGCCCAAAAACGTTAATAACAAAAAACCTAAagaaaattcaagtatataagaagacgtcgtcggaggttcgagatttttacttggtgaaattcactctcaccctaatatttcagattggccgatgaaatgcagcccgcatgtgcacaagtctcggccaaaagcatcctgatgggagaaTTAAACCCCAAAAgtgttttcattcatcccttcagtacgcttgcccttcagtacgctttgcctcgatcataccacaataaaaaccaagggaaaaatgttaacacttggtgggattatgaaaagtcaagccagcataagtacacttggaccatcggttcattagaactcgggctagcatcaatcagactgacttggacagtccagtccatcaaaacttgagctcatgtccagatcagtacacgaacagttcacggaaagggccagtgtgctgatatgtgtactgacatggtgcatcagttgtccaaaatcagtacacgaacagtccatggcaaggacgagcatgctgatatgtgtggttagcgtgcttatatgtgtacttatgggcAGTCCacagacagtctatggttgtccaaaatcagccaagggaagcgccagcgtgctgagtccaaggaccagcgtgttgatatgtgtactgatggatagccacgaacgttctgtgtgagctgacggacagccacgaacatcctgtgtgtcctgacggacacacacagacgtcctgtgtgtgctgacggacacacacggacgtcctgtgtgtactgaacagacagcccacatgggccaaaatcacccgaacagtccacgggaagggccagcgtgctgagtccaaggaccagtgtgctgatatgtgtactgatggacagccacagacgtcctgtgtgtgctgacggacacacatggacagccacggacgtcctgtgtgtgctggcggacacccacggatgtcctgtgtgtactgaacagacagcccacgtgggccaaaatcacccgaacagtccacggaaagggcaagcgtgctgagtccaacgaccaacgtgctgatatgtgtactgatggacagccatggaagtcctgtgtgtgctgacggacacatacggacacacacggacgtcctgtgtgttctggcggacaccctcggacgtcctgtgtgtactgaacagacagcccacgtgggccaatatcatccgaacagtccacgagaagggtcagcgtgctgagtccaaggaccaacgtgctgatatgtgtactgatggacagccacggatgtcctgtgtgtgctgacggacacacaaggacatacacagacagccacagacgtcatgtgtgtgctgacggacacacacggacgtcatgtgtgtgctgacggacacccacaaacgtcctgtgtgtatacacggacacacaaggacacacggacagccacggacgtcatgtgtgtgctggatTATGACTCAACACCTCTAAGttagaatccgggctagaagcgacacATGCGCCCGTTGCCCGATTGctgaccctcagtaggagcttcggctcccaaaggcacgtgtcgttggctaagtccatTCGGCGGAAGCGCCATTCgtaccgccttgaattataattaccaccgagcggcgggtagaatccttagcagatgacttaaatacgcgacggggtattgtaagtgacagagtggccttgctgccacgatctaCTGAGATtaagccctttgtcgctaagattcggccctccccctttccaatcacacgtttcaccctaaaacgttaaaaacaaaaaaacccaaaaaaaattcatgtaTATAAGAGGAtgtcgtcggaggttcgagatttttacttggtgaaagtcactctcgccctaatatttcagatttgccgatgaaatgcagcccgcatgtgcacaagtctcggccaaaagaaTCCTGATGGGTGTTATAAATCATGGAGTGGATTGCTAttaaaaaaaccaaaagaaggCCCATCAGGCCACGACCAAGCCCAGCCGCGGCCGCGTCCGGAGGAGAGAGTGTCGGCCACTCTTTGGCCGACCTTAGTATTAGGAGATTTTCCTTTTATATGTTTTAgtagttttcatattttctcTGGATTAGgatttgtactctttccatttatcTTTATCTTGTAACCCCTATATAAAGGGAACTTATATTCAGAAATAAGACACACGATTTCCCCATTCTtttacaacacgttatcagcacgatagcCTCTAAAACCCTGAGACAAAATAGAAACCTAAAAGCCTAAAACCAGCGACTCCTATTAAACCCTAGAGACGTTCTTCGTCCGTTCTAAAACTCAGACGATCCATTTGACGTCCCGAACCCAATCAACTCGTGTCCGTCCTCAGCTCGCATCCGAGACACCTCGCACCCGAGACAAGCTCGCGTCCATCCTCACCTCGCGTCTGACCCGataggagacagcaagcatccgTCCGTCTCAGCTCAAAGTTTCATCCGTTCTCTCTCTTTGGTGGTCCGATTCTAAACCCCTACAAACAAAGGTATACCGTGATCTGAGAACCTAGATAGAACAAAACCCTAATCAATTATTATGGAAACTTTGTTCTTGATGAAACCCTAGAAACTACACAATTAAAATCTACACTAGTAACAAGATTGATTCCATTAGAATatgattgattgttttgattgtCTTGATCTGAATTTGAGAAACCCTAATATTggaatcgaaaaccctaaacctaaaaagCTAGAATCCGATTTTAAATTGTTCTTGCTTGATTGATTTTTGATTGATCTGAGGTTTAGGATTGTTAGATTGATTGAGTAATCTGatctaaagttttaaaaatccTAAAGGCCTTGAAACCTTGAAAATCGATTTCTactaaatttctaaatcaaaaccctagTTTTAAAAAGTAGAAACATATTGTTTAAGGTTGCTTACATATCATATGAATCTGAATATGAAATTGCATTCGTACTGTTTAAAATATCGACCAGCATGTAGATCACACAAACTTAAGATTGTTTGCATTAGTAGACCTACATGGTCGTGTGGCCTTATTATTGATTGCACCATGGTCGATTAGGATTGATTGTTTTTCATGAATGCATAAGACTTGTTGTGGCCGAGCTTGTTGATTATCTTGCGGCCACATGATCATATTGTGAACCTAAATTTCGAATGTTAATGTGATTCAGATGTCGAAAATCGCAAATAGAGACTATGCAGCCCTTAATCTCTCTGGATATAACTTCTTGCAGTGGGCGCTAGATACAAAGATCAGCTTGAGGTCAAAGGGACTTGGTGATACTATCACCAAGGACAACAATGAGAATGATAAGAATAGATACATGGCTATAAGTTTTATACGCCATCATCTCATTGAAGGTCTAAAAGATCAGTTAATGACAATAGAAAATCCACTAGACCTTTGGAATGCTTTACAGCATAGATATGATCACCAGAAAACGGTGTTACTATCAAAGGCTAGAGATGACTGGAAGAATCTCAGATTCTTAGATTTAAGTCAGTGGATGAGTACAATTCAGCCTTGGTTAAGACAGTCTCAATGCTAAGGCTTTGTGGTGAAGAAGTAATGGAAGAACAGTTACTTGAGAAGACCTACACTACATTCCATGCTTCAAACATGATACTGGAACAGCAGTAGAAAGTGAAAGGCTTCCCCACATACACTGATCTGATCTCGTGCCTACTACTGGCCGAGGCAAACAATGAGCTTCTGATGAAGAACAGTGAAGCTAGACCTGTTGGAACAGCAGAATTACCATAAGCCAATGAGGTTGAAAAGAAAGATCCCAATGAGTGCAACTACGTCCAGAGTAATAAGAGATCACACGGCAAAGGCCGAGGTGGATACAAATGGCGTGGCCGTGACAACTACTCGAACGGCCGAGACAACCACTCGACCGGCCGGAAAGGAAACCACAATAACCGTGGTCGTGGTTCGAACTATGGCTGTGGACGAGGCAGTTATGGCCGAGGTTGAGGCGGCATATCCAAACCGTCTTACTCGACCAAATCCGTTTGTCTCAGATGTGGGATGGACAACCATTGGGCCAAGAATTGTAGAACTCCTAAGCACTTATGTGAGCTTTATCAAGAGAGTCTCAAGAACAAGAACCCGGAGGCTCACATGGTCCATGATTCCAGATATGATTCTGATGATGATTCCGACATTGCTAATGATGACCTAATGAATTTTGAGACTTCTGATTGTCTCAAAGACTAGATTTCGACATAACTAGTCTTATTGCTTTATGATTGCtttggtgtttttatttttattgttgtttggTGTTATGACTTTTATAATAAGaaagttttaaagttttataaagtCTCTGAGATTAGAAATCTTATTACTTATAGAATGAAAGATGAAATGCATATACTCGTGGTGGATAGTGGCACAAGTCACACAATACTTAGAGACAAAAGATACTTCATGATTCTCAAAATGCAAAGTGCAAATGTACACACCATTGCGGGTGTAGCCAGCCTGATTGAAGGTCACGGCCAGGCCTATGTATTGATGCCTAAGGGCACTCATCTAGAGTTCAAAACTGCCTTGTATTCCCCAAGCTCTAAAAGAAGCTTATTGAGTTTCAAAGACATAAGATTGAATGGTTTCCATCTTGAAACATGGGAAGAAGGAAATAAAGAATTccttaatataattttgatcACCAAAGGCAATAGAAAGATCCTAGAGACCATACCTGCAATGTCTACTGGTCTATACTATGCAAAGATCAGTATGATCGAGGCTAATGCCTGCAAAATTTTCACTCTATGGCGTAACCGGCTTGGCCATCCCGGTACTAGTATGATGCGAAAGTTGATGATGAATTCACAAGGGCACACATTCAAAGGAGTTGTCCATACAATCAATCTCACATGTGCAGCATGTGCACAAGGGAAACTCATAAAAAGGCCATCACTAGCCAAAGTTAATAAAGAGATTATAAACTTTCTGGAAAGGATTCAGGGAGACATATGTGGACCAATACACCAACCTAGTGGGACGTTTAGTTACTTCATGGTCCTGATTAATGCATCGACCAGATGGTCGCATGTTTGGCTACTATCCACGCGAAACTTGGCTTTTGCACGCCTTCTTGCTCAGATAATAAGACTGAGAGCACACTTTCCAGATTTCCCTCTAAAGACTATATGTCTAGGCAATGCTGGTGAGTTCACGTCCCAGGCGTTTAATGAGTACTGTATGTCCATGGGGGTAAGTGTAGAACACTCTGTCGCACATGTACATACACAGAACGGCTTGGGCAAATCCTTCATTAAATGTATCCAGCTGATAGCCAGACCATTACTAATGAGGTCTCAACTCCCGGTATCAGCATGGGGACATGCGGTTTTACATGCAGCAGAACTGATTCGCATCAGGCCATCTAGTGAGCATAGATATTCACCATCCCAATTACTTACAGGTCATGAGCCAGACGTGTCCCACATCAAAACTTTTGGATGTGCCGTTTACGTTCCAATTGCTCCACCACAGAGAACTAAGATGGGACCACCGAGGAGGATGGGAATATATGTTGGATATGACTCCCCAACTATTATAAAGTATCTTGAGCCAACAGCCGGTGATTTGTTTAAGGCCAGATATGCAGACTCACGGTTTGATGAGTCCACATATCTGACCTTAGGGGGAGAGAATAGCCGGTTGATTAAAGAAATAGAATGGTCTCGACCATCAATATCTTGGCAAGATCCTCGGACTAAAGAATGTGATATGGAAGTTCAAAAGATTGTACATCTTCAAAAGCTAGCTAATCAACTCCTAGATACATTTGCTGACCCAAATAGAGTGACAAAGTCATACGTGCCAGCTTGTAATGCACCCATAAGAATAGAAGTCCAGAAGGAACAATGTCAAGTGGCTACAGAGTCTAAACAACGTTTGAAACGTGGTAGACCAATTGGTTCCAAAGATAAACAGCCTCGGAAGTCTAAGAGAGGTGCTGGATCCGAGAGCATCAAGGAAACCGTCCAGGACATTGATGGGCCAGCCAAGCCGACCAGAACGGTCGAGCTGAGTGGGCAGGCCACACCAAATGATCCGGCCGTTCCGCATAGTGAGGATCGGGATGCTGAACTTCATAGGACGTCAGGGCCGGACAATCAAGATATCTCTATAAACTATATGATGTCTGGAACACAATGGAACAGAAAAGATATCGACGTCGATGATATATTTGCATACAAGGTAGCACTTGAGATCATGGATATAGATGAGGATCTAGAACCCACATCCATACAAGAATGCATGCAAAGATCAGATTGGATCAAATGGAAAGAAGCTATAAACGTGGAGTTAGAATCATTGAGAAAGAGAGGCGTTTTTGGCCCTATAATCCTGACAACAAGTGATGTCAAACCAGTGGGATACATATGGATCTTTGTGAGAAAGAGAAATGAGAAAGGAGAAGTAGTGAGAAACAAAGCACGGCTTGTAGCACAAGGATTCTCACAGAGACCAGGAATATATTATGAGGAGACTTAGTCCCCTGTGGTGGATGCAACTACATTAAGATATCTAATCAGTCTGGCCGTAAAAGAGAAAATTGATTTACGCCTAATGGATGTAGTgactacatatttatatggtcCACTAGATGATGAAATTCATATGAGAGTTCCAGAGGGTATTGAGCTCAAAGATAAGAAAGTTCTCGAGAACAGCATTGTATTAAGCTGAATAAAGCCTTACATGGTTTGAAACGATCAGGTCGAATGTGGTACAACAGATTATCAGAGTACCTAGTGAAAGAGGGTTATAAGAACGATCCAATAAGTCCAtgtatttttataaagaaattcgACAGCAAGGGCTTTGTGATTATGTCGGTTAATGTGGACGGCCTGAATATTATAGGAACCTCTGGAGAGATTTCCCAAACAGGCGAATGTCTACAGAaagaatttgagatgaaagacttAGGAAAAACTAAGTTCTGTTTGGGACTACAGTTTGAGTATGTAGAGAAAGGAATCCTTGTGCATCAAAAGACTTATAAAGAAACGATACTCAAGCAGTTTAATATGGACCAGGCTCATCCCTTGTCGAGTCTTATGGTCGTGACGTCCTTAGACCAAGAGAGAGATCCGTTCGGGCCAAAGAAGCCGGACGAAGAGACACTTGGGCCGGAATGTCCTTACCTAGGTGCCATTGGAGCCTTAATGTATTTGGCTAGTCATACTTGACCGGACATCAGCTTTGCCATGAGTTTACTGTCTAGATTCAGTTCATGTCCGACTCTTAGGCACTCGAATGGAATAAAACATCTGTTCAGATATCTGCAAGGAACAAAAGACCTCGGGTTGTTCTATACCGGCCGGCCAGGAGAGAGTTTGGCCGGATATGCTGATGCTGGGTACTTATCTGACCCACACAATGCTAGATCTCAGACAGGATATGTGTTTATGCACAGTGGGGCTGCAGTATGTTGGCGGTCCACGAAAAAATCCTTAGTGGCCAAATCCTCTAATCATGCCGAGATCATAGCCATGTAGGAAGCAAGCCGAGAGCTTGTTTGGTTGAGGAACATGACCGGCCACATCCTTAAAGAGAGTGGTCTGGCCGTGGGAAAGGAAAAGGAAGAGTCAACTATCACAGCTCAAAGATGGATACATCAAGGGAGATAGAACGAAGCACATCTTGCCTACGTTCTTCTTCACCCATGATCTGCAGAAGGCAAAAGAAGTTCATGTGGTTCAAGTTCAGTCCAGTGACAATTCAGCCGATCTCTTCACCAAGTCTCTGCCAACCACAACATTCAAGAAGCTGGTTCATCAGATAGGAATGCGCCAGTTGAAGGATCTTAACTGATGCCTTCATCAGGAGGAGTGTCGtgcgttgtactctttttcctgtcTACGGTTTTCATTTTTCCCACCTTGGGTTTTGGTTTTTCTAgagaggttttaatgaggccaccTCATGCATGATACAAACCCATATGGTTATAGTatccaagggggagtgttataaaTCATGGAGTGGATTGCTATTAACCAAGCCCAAGACAAGGCCCATCAGGCCACGACCAAGCCCAGGCGCAGCCACGCCCGGAGGAGAGAGAGTCGACCACTCTTTGGCCGACCTTAGTATTAGGAGATTTTCCTTTTCTATGTTTTAGTAGTTTTCATATTTCCTCTTGGTTTAGgatttgtactctttccatttatcTTTATCTTGTAacccctatataaagaaaacttaTATTCAGAAATAAGACACACGATTTCCCCATTCTTTTACAAcaatgggagcattaaaacccaaaagagttttcattcatcccttcagtacgcttggcctcgatcataccacaataaaaaccaagggaaaaatgttaacacttggtgggattatgaaaagtcgagccagcataagtacccttggaccatcagttcattagaactcgggctagcatcaatcagactgactcggacagtccagtccatcaaaacgtgagctcatgtccagatcagtacacgaacagttcacggaaagggccagcgtgctaatatgtgtactgacatggtgcatcagttgtccaaaatcagtacatgaacagtccatgggaaggacgagcatgctgatatgtctggtcagcgtgcttatatgtgtactgatgggcagtccacggacagtctatggttgtccaaaatcagccaagggaagggccagcgtgctgagtccaaggaccagcgtgctgatatgtgtactgatggacagccatggacgttctgtgtgtgctgactgacagccatggacgtcctgtgtgtgctgaaagacacacacagatgtcccgtgtgtgcagacggacacacacggacgtcctgtgtgtactgaacagacagcccacgtgggccaaaatcacccgaacagtccaggggaagggtcagcgtgctgagtcgaaggaccaacgtgatgatatgtgtactgatggacagccacagacgtcctgtgtgtgctgaaggatacacacggacacacacggacagccacggacatcctgtgtgtgctgacggacacccacagacgtcctgtttgtacttaaaagacagcccacgtgggccaaaatcactcgaacagtccacgggaagggccagcttgctgagtccaaggaccaacgtgctgatatgtgtactgatggacagccacggacgtcctgtgtgtgctgatggacacacacggacagccacagacagccacagacgtcctgtgtgtgctggcggacacccacagacgtcctgtttgtacttaaaagacagcccacgtgggccaaaatcactcgaacagtccacgggaagggccagcttgctgagtccaaggaccaacgtgctgatatctgtactgatggacagccacagacgtcctatgtgtgctgacggacacacacagacacacacggacacacacggacagccacggacgtcctgtgtgtgctggcggacacccacggacgtcctttgtgtactgaacatacagcccacgtaggccaaaatcacccgaacagtccacgagaagggtcagcgtgctaagtccaaggaccaacgtgctgatatgtgtactgatggacagccacagacgtcctgtgtgtgctgaccgacacacacgaacacacatggaccgccacggacttcctgtgtgtgctgacggacacacacggacgtcctgtgtgtgcggatggacacccacagacgtcctatgtgtactgaacagacagcccacgtgggccaaaatcacccgaactgtccacagtaagggccagcgtgctaaatccaaggaccagcgtgctgatatgtgtactgatagacagccacggacgtcctgtttgtgctgacggacacacactgacacacacggacaggcacagacgtcctgtgtgtactgaacagacagcccacatgggccaaaatcacccgaacagtccatgggaagggtcagcgtgctgagtcctaggaccaacgtgctgatatgtttactgatggacagccacgaacgtcctgtgtgtgctgacggacacacacggacagccacggacatcatgtgtgtgctgacggagacacactaacagccacgaacgtcatgtgtgtgctgacggacacacacagacagccacgatcgtcatgtgtgtgctgacggacacatacagccgtcctgtgtgtgctgatgg
This sequence is a window from Brassica rapa cultivar Chiifu-401-42 unplaced genomic scaffold, CAAS_Brap_v3.01 Scaffold0766, whole genome shotgun sequence. Protein-coding genes within it:
- the LOC103874874 gene encoding uncharacterized protein LOC103874874, giving the protein MSVNVDGLNIIGTSGEISQTGECLQKEFEMKDLGKTKFCLGLQFEYVEKGILVHQKTYKETILKQFNMDQAHPLSSLMVVTSLDQERDPFGPKKPDEETLGPECPYLGAIGALIYLQGTKDLGLFYTGRPGESLAGYADAGYLSDPHNARSQTGYVFMHSGAARVVWPWERKRKSQLSQLKDGYIKGDRTKHILPTFFFTHDLQKAKEVHVVQVQSSDNSADLFTKSLPTTTFKKLVHQIGMRQLKDLN